The following are from one region of the Natronosporangium hydrolyticum genome:
- a CDS encoding type II toxin-antitoxin system Phd/YefM family antitoxin, producing the protein MTRTLADTAAADQLPSLVAELAETDDQVKITHGGVFAAMLISPQKWRSIVETLDILADPGAVADIQEADAEADAGGGADIDEVAALVARRHDAG; encoded by the coding sequence ATGACCCGGACACTGGCTGACACGGCGGCGGCCGACCAGCTGCCCAGCCTCGTCGCCGAGCTGGCAGAGACGGACGACCAGGTGAAGATCACGCATGGTGGCGTGTTCGCCGCGATGCTGATTTCTCCACAGAAATGGCGCTCAATCGTGGAGACGCTGGACATTCTGGCTGACCCCGGTGCGGTCGCAGACATCCAGGAGGCCGACGCCGAGGCCGACGCCGGCGGCGGCGCGGACATCGACGAGGTCGCGGCCTTGGTGGCACGGCGCCATGACGCCGGGTGA
- a CDS encoding type II toxin-antitoxin system RelE family toxin, protein MTERSGRWKVKIQAAAQRALAEDLPLGVATAALEFIQHVLPANPYRVGGELSGRYAGQHSAHLGEYRIVYQVYPEDRLIRVKSIRRRADVYGVG, encoded by the coding sequence GTGACCGAGCGGTCTGGGCGATGGAAGGTCAAGATTCAAGCGGCCGCGCAGCGGGCGCTTGCTGAGGACCTTCCACTCGGCGTAGCTACGGCGGCCCTCGAGTTCATCCAACACGTTCTTCCGGCGAATCCCTACCGTGTCGGTGGCGAACTTTCCGGTCGCTACGCCGGCCAGCACTCGGCTCACCTGGGTGAGTACCGGATCGTCTATCAGGTCTATCCGGAAGATCGGCTCATCCGGGTGAAGTCGATTCGCCGGCGGGCGGACGTCTACGGCGTGGGATAG
- a CDS encoding SNF2-related protein has translation MTTTEPANRGTFAPGTVVVVRDEEWLVRATEETADGTLVHVQGLGELVRDTRAAFYESLDAVTALEPAQASVVADHSPRYRTARLWLESTIRKTAVPLGERALSVATRGLADALSYQQSAVRRALDPDNLRPRILLADAVGLGKTLEIGMILAELVRRGRGERILVVTPRHVLEQMQHELWTRFALPFVRLDSAGIQRVRQKLPATRNPFTFYRRAIISIDTLKSDRYVASLRKQRWDAVVIDESHNLSNAATLNNRLARLLARNAEALILASATPHNGQKESFAELIRLLDPSAAPADGELDPAEVKRLVVRRHRHSPEVARVVGADWAERQEPHNVLVPATPAEDAVAQELAETWLWPGRGGSPYSGQNATLFPWTLAKAFLSSPAALQETIDGRLGRLGTDDQAAVEQRALQRLAELNATTLRTPSAKYTRLLAHLREIGVGPGSAARVVIFAERLETLRWLHRSLPKDLGLPAEAVELMHGGLADDEQQRIVEAFKQAHAPVRVLVTGDVASEGVNLHAQCHELVHYDIPWSLIRIEQRNGRIDRYGQQHPPRVTALLLEPAGDRFAGDVRILAKLVEKENEAHTALGDAAALMGRYDVKGEEDAIRAVLAGSEELDDVVRPVAEVAAGNDLTALFAQLFDASSDADPTPTATDETRTAGAAADAGGTDPGSGLYDDDVSYLEDALQQAFIDPTAPLAGQGVGWRRDAAFGTVELTPPPDLVQRLEVLPQSYLADRRVTERLVLATTAARGKDRLAAALRDDSDSTWPDAHYLGPLHPVLDWAADRALAALGRNEVFAVRGTVDAATVLLLGTLTNRRGQVVSAAWLTAEFPVPDDPSFAPINPYGSAREALQALGWGTRRDNPGAVPDLDALQALVAPAVRAAERHLATVFKAAEQDVARRVEEWSRRLDRWEHEAGALVQRDQVKERRMSVAQERAMVEAMAPDRQLVRPLLVVVPESGSGGVKA, from the coding sequence GTGACGACAACCGAGCCCGCCAACCGTGGCACGTTCGCACCTGGCACGGTGGTCGTGGTCCGCGACGAGGAGTGGCTGGTCCGGGCGACCGAGGAGACCGCCGACGGCACCCTGGTGCACGTCCAGGGCCTCGGTGAGCTGGTGCGGGACACCCGGGCCGCGTTCTACGAAAGCCTCGACGCGGTCACCGCGCTGGAGCCGGCGCAGGCGTCGGTGGTCGCCGACCACAGCCCCCGTTACCGCACCGCCCGGCTGTGGCTGGAGTCGACCATCCGCAAGACCGCCGTGCCGCTCGGCGAGCGCGCCCTGTCGGTGGCCACCCGCGGCCTGGCCGACGCCCTGAGCTACCAGCAGTCCGCGGTACGGCGGGCGTTGGACCCGGACAACCTGCGGCCGAGGATCCTGCTCGCCGACGCGGTCGGGCTCGGCAAGACCCTCGAGATCGGCATGATCCTGGCCGAACTGGTGCGCCGCGGCCGGGGCGAGCGGATCCTGGTGGTGACGCCGCGGCACGTGCTGGAGCAGATGCAGCACGAGCTGTGGACCCGGTTCGCGTTGCCGTTCGTCCGGCTCGACTCGGCCGGCATCCAGCGGGTGCGGCAGAAGCTGCCGGCCACCCGCAACCCGTTCACCTTCTACCGCCGGGCGATCATCTCGATCGACACGCTCAAGTCCGACCGGTATGTCGCCAGCCTGCGCAAGCAGCGGTGGGACGCGGTGGTGATCGACGAGTCGCACAACCTGTCCAACGCCGCCACCCTGAACAACCGGCTGGCCCGGCTGCTGGCCCGCAACGCCGAGGCGCTGATCCTCGCCTCCGCCACCCCGCACAATGGCCAGAAGGAGTCGTTCGCCGAGCTGATTCGGCTGCTCGACCCGTCCGCCGCGCCCGCCGACGGCGAGCTCGACCCGGCGGAGGTGAAGCGGCTGGTGGTCCGCCGCCACCGGCACAGCCCGGAGGTGGCGCGGGTGGTGGGCGCCGACTGGGCGGAGCGGCAGGAGCCGCACAACGTGCTGGTCCCCGCCACGCCGGCCGAGGACGCGGTCGCCCAGGAGCTGGCGGAGACCTGGCTGTGGCCGGGCCGCGGCGGCAGCCCGTACTCCGGGCAGAATGCGACGCTCTTCCCCTGGACCCTGGCGAAGGCGTTCCTCTCCTCCCCGGCGGCGCTGCAGGAGACGATCGACGGGCGGCTGGGCCGGCTCGGCACAGATGACCAGGCCGCGGTCGAGCAGCGCGCGCTCCAGCGGCTCGCCGAGCTGAACGCCACGACCCTGCGCACCCCGTCGGCGAAGTACACCCGGCTGCTGGCCCACCTGCGGGAGATCGGCGTCGGCCCGGGCTCAGCCGCCCGGGTGGTGATCTTTGCCGAGCGGTTGGAGACGCTGCGCTGGCTGCACCGCAGCCTGCCCAAGGATCTGGGCCTGCCGGCCGAGGCCGTGGAGCTGATGCACGGCGGCCTCGCCGACGACGAGCAGCAGCGGATCGTGGAGGCGTTCAAGCAGGCCCACGCGCCGGTGCGGGTGCTGGTCACCGGCGACGTCGCCTCCGAGGGGGTGAACCTGCACGCCCAGTGCCACGAGCTGGTCCACTACGACATCCCGTGGAGCCTGATCCGGATCGAGCAGCGCAACGGCCGGATCGACCGGTACGGCCAGCAGCACCCGCCGCGGGTGACGGCGCTGCTGCTGGAGCCGGCCGGCGACCGGTTCGCCGGCGACGTGCGGATCCTCGCCAAGCTGGTGGAGAAGGAGAACGAGGCCCACACCGCGCTGGGTGACGCGGCGGCGCTGATGGGCCGCTACGACGTCAAGGGCGAGGAGGACGCGATCCGGGCGGTGCTCGCCGGCAGCGAGGAGCTCGACGACGTGGTCCGGCCGGTCGCCGAGGTGGCCGCCGGCAACGACCTGACGGCGCTGTTCGCCCAGCTCTTCGACGCCTCATCCGACGCCGACCCCACCCCGACCGCCACCGACGAGACCCGCACCGCCGGCGCCGCCGCCGACGCCGGCGGCACCGACCCCGGCTCCGGCCTCTACGACGACGATGTCTCCTATCTGGAGGACGCGCTGCAGCAGGCGTTCATCGACCCGACCGCGCCGCTGGCCGGGCAGGGAGTCGGATGGCGCCGCGACGCCGCCTTCGGCACCGTGGAGCTGACCCCACCGCCGGATCTGGTGCAGCGGCTGGAGGTGCTGCCGCAGAGCTACCTCGCCGACCGCCGGGTCACCGAGCGGCTGGTGCTCGCCACCACCGCCGCCCGCGGCAAGGACCGGCTCGCCGCCGCACTGCGCGACGACAGCGACTCCACCTGGCCGGACGCGCACTATCTCGGCCCGCTGCATCCGGTGCTGGACTGGGCCGCCGACCGGGCGCTGGCGGCGCTGGGCCGCAACGAGGTCTTCGCCGTCCGCGGCACGGTCGACGCCGCCACCGTGTTACTCCTCGGCACCCTGACCAACCGGCGCGGCCAGGTGGTGTCGGCCGCCTGGCTCACCGCCGAGTTCCCGGTGCCGGACGATCCGTCGTTCGCGCCGATCAACCCGTACGGCTCGGCCCGGGAGGCGCTGCAGGCGCTCGGCTGGGGCACCCGCCGCGACAACCCCGGCGCGGTCCCCGACCTCGACGCCCTGCAAGCACTTGTGGCCCCGGCGGTGCGGGCGGCCGAGCGGCATCTGGCGACCGTGTTCAAGGCGGCCGAGCAGGATGTGGCGCGCCGGGTCGAGGAGTGGTCCCGGCGGCTCGACCGATGGGAGCATGAGGCCGGCGCGCTGGTCCAACGCGATCAGGTCAAAGAGCGCCGGATGAGCGTCGCGCAGGAGCGGGCGATGGTCGAGGCGATGGCGCCCGACCGGCAACTCGTCCGGCCGCTGCTGGTGGTCGTCCCGGAGAGCGGGTCCGGCGGTGTCAAGGCATGA
- a CDS encoding helicase-related protein, whose product MNTTSTQSAEEACSAFVTWLDHRVTAAGRGDGLDRLEVAPSGTFWLGRLAPEEEVRHGTPDERAERLDPCAIAIRLRPAGAPPWSMTVTVRARAWIGDPKEGTDSKRWWWRSDLVEETVTVLADTTGGAFGGKQLADAFAAVGAPGRSAEVRVEVEDWHAETELVVQLVNTSPERAPGVTDSHLYETQLEVAGLATTSFQLESLPDSFRYDREVPAYGINVGVEVLPDGGGFRTTDTVTVQTYRPHYWHGTTTPPDLSFDTLAHDPLPQLTALVAALAAYDDAHWSRAALDARQAAGSWDDAMRAEADRCAQEVFAELDRLRAGLDLIRTDSTVRRAFQLMNQAIGLSAKGRDYSQWRPFQVGFLLSTVRFLIAPEEESRYVDTVWFATGGGKTETYLGLLLTAAFHDRLTGKIVGVTAWSRFPLRLLSLQQTQRFADALAAAEIVREDENIGGAPFSLGFLVGQAGTPNKIVPKTDKDDEITPDGPGMPGKYQVLLRCPFCRDEGLQMRFNRERWLLEHRCSNSTCRRYGRALPMYVVDQEVFRFLPTVVVGTLDKAASIGLQQAMRGLVGPPRKLCRVDWHGFTYAERSSSPNGCLVPGCQGGPDLKPLPMEPGRFAPSLRLQDELHLLRDSLGAVDSHYESLLDHLQRELGGTPAKIIASSATLTGYDRQVDVLYQRTGRVFPQPGPYAGESFWTAPTRAPLRRFVAVAPRGVTLEHVSDRTLDTLQRCVRELIDDPAGVCAEAGIDPAHAEQLINRYGTNVVYGTTLYDVEAAARSLGSNATVEGINVEQLTGQTEFDDVRAILDRLEKPEEEFAERVHVVAASSMLSHGVDVNRLNTMVMLGLPLTTAEFIQTTARVGRSFPGLVYVLHKIGRERDAQTFRQFGPYVRQGDRFVDPIPITRRSRRVLDLTTAGVVNARTLMLREPASKQRLSTPPKLREYARDSGLTAAAEAAAVASVLDFDDDEDALHREQIAAWLREWFADLEDPAFKGKFISDIGPNPPMRSLRDVEASAPIHD is encoded by the coding sequence ATGAACACGACGTCCACCCAGTCAGCCGAGGAGGCCTGCTCCGCCTTCGTGACCTGGCTGGACCATCGGGTGACGGCTGCCGGCCGGGGTGATGGGCTGGACCGGTTGGAGGTCGCGCCATCCGGGACATTCTGGCTCGGCCGGCTGGCTCCGGAGGAAGAGGTGCGTCACGGCACCCCCGACGAGCGGGCGGAGCGGCTTGATCCGTGCGCGATCGCGATCCGGCTCCGGCCGGCCGGGGCCCCGCCCTGGTCGATGACGGTAACGGTACGGGCACGGGCGTGGATCGGGGATCCCAAGGAAGGGACGGACTCGAAGCGCTGGTGGTGGCGCAGCGACCTAGTCGAGGAGACCGTGACGGTGCTCGCCGACACCACCGGCGGCGCGTTCGGCGGCAAACAGCTCGCGGATGCCTTCGCCGCCGTAGGCGCGCCGGGCCGATCGGCCGAGGTACGCGTCGAGGTGGAGGACTGGCACGCCGAGACCGAGCTGGTCGTTCAGCTGGTCAACACCAGCCCGGAGCGGGCTCCGGGGGTCACCGACTCCCACCTCTACGAGACTCAACTGGAGGTCGCCGGGCTGGCAACTACGTCCTTCCAGCTCGAGTCGCTGCCCGACAGCTTCCGGTACGACCGGGAGGTGCCGGCGTACGGGATCAACGTCGGCGTCGAGGTCCTCCCGGACGGCGGAGGTTTCCGCACTACCGACACAGTCACTGTGCAGACCTATCGGCCCCACTACTGGCACGGCACTACCACTCCCCCCGACCTGTCGTTCGACACTTTGGCGCACGACCCGCTGCCCCAGCTGACCGCACTGGTGGCGGCGCTCGCCGCCTACGACGACGCCCATTGGTCCCGGGCCGCGCTGGATGCCCGGCAAGCGGCGGGGAGTTGGGACGATGCCATGCGCGCCGAGGCCGACCGGTGCGCCCAGGAGGTCTTCGCCGAGCTGGACCGGCTGCGCGCCGGCCTCGACCTGATCCGCACCGATTCGACCGTGCGTCGAGCGTTCCAGCTGATGAACCAAGCGATCGGGTTGAGCGCCAAGGGCCGGGACTATTCGCAATGGCGGCCGTTCCAGGTCGGCTTCCTGCTCTCCACGGTGCGGTTCCTAATTGCGCCCGAGGAGGAGAGCCGCTACGTCGACACGGTCTGGTTCGCCACCGGCGGCGGCAAGACCGAGACCTACCTGGGCCTGTTGCTCACCGCGGCTTTCCACGATCGGCTCACTGGCAAGATCGTCGGCGTCACGGCCTGGTCCCGCTTCCCGTTACGACTGCTGAGCCTGCAACAGACCCAGCGGTTCGCCGACGCCCTCGCTGCCGCCGAGATAGTCCGCGAGGATGAGAACATCGGCGGCGCTCCGTTCAGCCTCGGTTTCCTGGTGGGGCAGGCCGGCACTCCCAACAAGATCGTCCCGAAGACCGACAAGGATGACGAGATCACCCCGGACGGTCCCGGCATGCCGGGCAAGTACCAGGTGCTGCTGCGGTGCCCGTTCTGCCGGGACGAGGGCCTGCAGATGCGGTTCAACCGGGAGCGCTGGTTGCTGGAGCACCGCTGCTCCAATAGCACGTGCCGGCGGTACGGGCGAGCCCTGCCGATGTATGTGGTCGATCAGGAGGTGTTCCGGTTTCTGCCGACGGTAGTGGTCGGCACCTTGGACAAGGCCGCCTCCATCGGCCTGCAGCAGGCGATGCGCGGCTTGGTCGGCCCGCCCCGGAAGCTGTGCCGGGTGGATTGGCACGGCTTCACCTACGCCGAGCGTTCCTCCTCCCCGAACGGCTGCCTGGTGCCGGGCTGCCAGGGCGGCCCGGATCTCAAGCCGCTGCCGATGGAGCCCGGGCGCTTCGCCCCGTCGCTGCGACTCCAGGACGAGCTGCACCTGCTACGCGACAGTCTCGGCGCGGTCGACTCCCACTATGAGAGCCTGCTCGACCATCTCCAGCGGGAGCTGGGTGGCACCCCGGCGAAGATCATTGCCAGCAGCGCGACCCTGACCGGCTACGACCGGCAGGTCGATGTGCTCTACCAGCGGACCGGGCGGGTCTTCCCGCAGCCCGGCCCCTACGCCGGCGAATCGTTCTGGACCGCGCCGACGAGGGCCCCGCTGCGGCGATTCGTCGCGGTCGCACCGCGCGGGGTGACGCTGGAGCACGTCAGCGACCGCACCCTTGACACCTTGCAGCGGTGCGTACGAGAGTTGATCGACGACCCGGCGGGCGTATGCGCCGAGGCCGGCATCGACCCGGCGCATGCGGAGCAGCTGATCAATCGCTACGGCACCAACGTCGTCTACGGCACCACCCTCTACGACGTGGAGGCCGCCGCCCGAAGCCTGGGCAGCAACGCCACCGTCGAGGGCATCAACGTCGAGCAGCTCACGGGGCAAACCGAGTTCGACGACGTACGGGCGATCCTCGACCGGCTCGAAAAGCCTGAGGAGGAGTTCGCCGAACGGGTGCATGTGGTGGCGGCCAGCTCGATGCTCTCCCACGGCGTGGATGTCAACCGGCTCAACACCATGGTGATGCTCGGCCTGCCGCTGACCACCGCCGAGTTCATCCAGACCACCGCCCGGGTGGGGCGCAGCTTCCCGGGTCTGGTCTACGTGCTGCACAAGATCGGCCGGGAGCGGGATGCCCAGACCTTCCGCCAGTTCGGACCCTATGTGCGACAGGGCGACCGGTTCGTCGACCCGATTCCGATCACGCGGCGAAGCCGCCGGGTGCTGGACCTGACCACCGCCGGGGTGGTGAACGCCCGGACCTTGATGCTCCGCGAGCCGGCGAGCAAACAACGGCTGAGCACGCCGCCCAAGCTGCGGGAGTACGCCCGCGACTCCGGCCTGACCGCGGCCGCGGAGGCCGCGGCGGTCGCCTCGGTCCTGGACTTCGACGATGATGAGGACGCTCTGCACCGGGAGCAGATCGCCGCCTGGCTGCGAGAGTGGTTCGCCGACCTCGAGGATCCCGCGTTCAAGGGCAAATTTATCAGCGACATCGGCCCCAATCCCCCGATGCGGAGCCTGCGCGACGTCGAAGCCAGCGCCCCCATCCACGACTGA
- a CDS encoding sigma-70 family RNA polymerase sigma factor: protein MKGPAVTTSASVSHPTSDMTTIEDPCPDAGSAAALSDGLGWMFGPDAEPATPLTSDDVVGQAVEDLVGDWTRTGGQLTLGDVAMLATKRALSPAQHSEVLRLLARAGVDLPDTGAPGPRRAATPGYELQRDSIGQYLKTIARYPLIDGPREVELWSLISHGDAAQRELATATADDLAPGVRQHLLATAQAGRRAHNELVCANLRLVVSVARLAQYQSSGVEFADRIQDGNLGLMRAADKFDGSKGFKFSTYATWWIRQSIERGIGDRGRTIRIPIHFHEKVQQVKRTISRLTVRLDRDPTLTEIADKTGLSPGTVQFVLDLIRPVVSIDALLGDDGDLHLSDVIGNPAERDGRADPAEIVSHAMLASDVCRAVWTLLPGRAVDVIARRFGLGTDHEETLEAIAADYGVTRERIRQIEGKSLTTLRVSEEAAMLRAYLIDDSPAPRDLVRKGTR, encoded by the coding sequence ATGAAGGGGCCCGCCGTGACGACATCAGCTAGCGTTTCCCACCCCACGTCGGACATGACAACGATCGAAGATCCATGCCCCGACGCGGGCTCCGCTGCGGCCTTGTCAGACGGTCTTGGCTGGATGTTCGGCCCGGACGCCGAGCCTGCCACTCCCCTGACCAGCGACGATGTCGTCGGGCAGGCGGTCGAGGACCTGGTCGGCGACTGGACCCGCACCGGCGGGCAGCTTACCCTCGGTGACGTTGCGATGCTGGCGACCAAGCGTGCGCTCTCGCCAGCTCAGCACAGCGAGGTCCTGAGATTGTTGGCAAGGGCCGGTGTTGATCTTCCGGACACTGGCGCCCCGGGGCCGAGGCGAGCCGCCACGCCAGGTTATGAGCTGCAGCGTGACTCGATCGGCCAGTACCTGAAAACCATCGCGCGCTACCCGTTGATCGACGGCCCGCGGGAGGTGGAACTCTGGTCGTTGATTTCGCACGGAGACGCAGCTCAGCGGGAGCTCGCTACTGCGACCGCTGACGATCTCGCACCGGGTGTCCGACAGCACCTACTCGCAACCGCGCAGGCTGGCAGGCGTGCCCACAACGAACTCGTCTGCGCGAACCTTCGGTTGGTCGTGTCGGTCGCCAGGTTGGCTCAGTACCAATCGAGCGGGGTCGAGTTCGCCGACCGGATCCAGGACGGCAACCTGGGTTTGATGCGAGCGGCAGACAAATTCGACGGGTCGAAGGGGTTCAAGTTCTCCACTTATGCCACCTGGTGGATCCGCCAGTCGATCGAGCGGGGCATCGGTGACCGAGGGAGGACCATCCGAATCCCGATCCATTTCCACGAGAAGGTGCAACAAGTGAAGCGCACCATCTCGAGGCTGACCGTGCGGCTGGACCGGGATCCGACACTCACCGAGATCGCCGACAAGACCGGGCTGAGCCCAGGGACGGTGCAGTTCGTACTCGATCTCATACGCCCGGTTGTCAGCATCGACGCGCTACTCGGAGACGACGGCGATCTGCACCTGTCAGACGTGATCGGCAACCCTGCTGAGCGGGACGGACGCGCGGACCCCGCAGAGATCGTCAGCCACGCGATGCTGGCATCGGACGTCTGCCGCGCCGTCTGGACGCTCCTGCCGGGACGCGCCGTAGACGTCATCGCCCGCAGATTCGGCCTGGGCACCGACCATGAGGAGACATTGGAGGCGATCGCTGCCGACTACGGCGTGACCCGCGAGCGCATCCGACAGATCGAGGGCAAGTCGTTGACGACCTTGCGCGTGAGCGAGGAGGCGGCGATGCTGCGGGCCTACCTGATCGACGACTCGCCAGCCCCGAGAGACTTGGTGAGGAAGGGGACCCGATGA
- a CDS encoding DNA cytosine methyltransferase: protein MTPRPARAAVVDLFCGVGGLSYGLQQAGIDVVAGVDVDSACDYPYRTNVGAPFHQRDIRDLTAGELATMWPADTVRVLAGCAPCQPFSPYRRGVDTSHENEFSLVDEFYRLVEGTLPEVVTMENVPRIGSKPIFRNFVVGLRGLGYHVDHMSCYCPAYGVPQHRRRKVLVASLLGEITVPAGQLAASGYRTVGQKIKSLPPVGHGETHPDDPLHKSRRLTERNLERIRQSKPGGTWQDWDEELRSPCHRRASGATFRNVYARMRWDEPSPTITTLAFNFGAGRFGHPEQDRAITLREAAILQSFPPDYEFVPDGAAVQFAPLGRLIGNAVPPKLAEAVGEAIVAHVGAVGSGRGRSRRRRAPSAQ, encoded by the coding sequence ATGACCCCCCGACCTGCCAGGGCAGCCGTTGTCGATCTCTTCTGTGGTGTCGGCGGGCTCTCCTATGGGCTGCAACAGGCGGGGATCGACGTCGTAGCCGGTGTCGACGTCGATTCGGCGTGCGACTACCCCTACCGCACCAACGTTGGTGCACCGTTCCATCAGCGTGACATCCGGGACCTCACTGCTGGCGAGCTAGCCACGATGTGGCCGGCCGACACAGTTCGCGTCCTTGCGGGCTGTGCGCCATGTCAGCCCTTCTCTCCGTATCGCCGAGGCGTGGACACCTCCCACGAGAACGAGTTCTCCCTGGTGGACGAGTTCTACCGGCTGGTGGAAGGAACGTTGCCGGAGGTGGTGACGATGGAGAACGTTCCCCGCATTGGTAGCAAGCCCATCTTCCGCAACTTCGTTGTTGGTCTTCGAGGGCTCGGCTACCACGTAGATCACATGTCGTGTTATTGCCCGGCCTACGGCGTTCCCCAGCACCGTAGAAGGAAGGTTCTGGTTGCATCGTTGCTTGGTGAGATCACCGTCCCCGCAGGGCAGCTCGCCGCCAGCGGTTACCGGACCGTGGGGCAGAAGATCAAGAGCCTGCCGCCGGTTGGTCATGGTGAGACTCACCCTGATGATCCACTCCACAAGAGTAGGAGACTGACCGAACGCAACCTTGAGCGGATACGACAGTCCAAGCCCGGCGGGACCTGGCAGGACTGGGACGAGGAGCTGCGCTCTCCCTGCCATCGCAGAGCTTCGGGGGCGACCTTCCGTAACGTCTACGCTCGCATGCGCTGGGATGAGCCATCACCCACGATCACCACGCTCGCCTTCAACTTCGGTGCTGGCCGGTTCGGCCACCCCGAGCAGGACCGTGCTATAACGCTTCGCGAGGCAGCGATCCTGCAGAGCTTTCCGCCTGACTACGAGTTCGTGCCGGACGGGGCAGCTGTACAATTCGCGCCGCTTGGCCGACTCATCGGCAATGCCGTGCCACCTAAGCTGGCCGAGGCGGTGGGCGAGGCGATCGTCGCGCACGTGGGTGCTGTGGGAAGCGGTAGGGGCAGGTCCAGGAGAAGGCGTGCCCCTTCCGCGCAGTAG
- a CDS encoding cation:proton antiporter has translation MTSGSLTSIVVIFAVATLTPLAADQLKRWIRIPPTVLEIVLGILIGPSLLGLAHVDTIVDAFANLGLAVLFFLAGYEVDVGRIRGSPLRRAAGSWGVSLAVGLLLGAGGAMIIGGGTMAALALGLALATTAFGTILPMVRDAGLLPTPLGARIMAVGTIGEFAPIIAIAILLSGDRPLHATTLLLGFAAAAVAAMVLADRQPPAAMTRVMSGTLTGSGQFAVRLAMLAVLVMVWIAVELHLDLVIGAFAAGLVMRLVLSSISRQEAEVVESKLEGIGFGLLIPLFFVTVGVRFDLAALLGSPTALALVPIGLVGFLLARGVPVILAFRSQLPSRDVTALGLYAATALPLVVVVTDLAVSYEWLESAEAAGLVGAAMLSVLLFPLLAQLAASSITPDRE, from the coding sequence ATGACCAGCGGAAGCTTGACCAGCATCGTCGTAATCTTCGCGGTGGCGACGCTCACCCCGCTCGCCGCCGACCAGCTGAAACGATGGATCCGGATACCACCGACGGTGCTCGAAATCGTCCTCGGCATCCTCATCGGACCGTCACTGCTCGGCCTGGCCCACGTCGACACCATCGTCGACGCCTTCGCCAACCTCGGCCTCGCGGTGCTCTTCTTCCTCGCCGGATACGAAGTGGACGTCGGCCGGATCCGCGGCAGCCCGCTGCGCCGCGCGGCCGGCTCCTGGGGAGTCTCGCTCGCGGTCGGCCTGCTGCTCGGCGCCGGCGGGGCCATGATCATCGGCGGTGGGACGATGGCCGCCCTGGCGCTCGGCCTAGCGTTGGCCACCACCGCCTTCGGCACCATCCTGCCGATGGTCCGCGACGCCGGCCTACTACCCACCCCGCTCGGCGCCCGGATCATGGCGGTCGGCACCATCGGCGAGTTCGCCCCGATCATCGCCATCGCGATCCTGCTCAGCGGCGACCGGCCGCTCCACGCCACCACACTGCTGCTCGGCTTCGCCGCGGCCGCGGTCGCCGCCATGGTGCTCGCCGACAGACAACCCCCAGCCGCGATGACCCGGGTGATGAGCGGCACCCTCACCGGCAGCGGCCAGTTCGCCGTCCGGCTCGCCATGCTGGCAGTACTGGTGATGGTCTGGATCGCGGTAGAACTGCACCTCGACCTGGTGATCGGCGCGTTCGCCGCCGGGCTGGTGATGCGCCTGGTCCTCAGCAGCATCTCCCGGCAGGAAGCCGAGGTGGTCGAATCGAAGCTGGAAGGGATCGGCTTCGGACTGCTGATCCCGCTCTTCTTCGTCACCGTCGGCGTCCGCTTCGACCTGGCGGCGCTGCTGGGCAGCCCCACCGCGCTGGCGCTGGTGCCGATCGGCCTGGTCGGCTTCCTGCTGGCCCGCGGCGTCCCGGTGATCCTCGCCTTCCGCAGCCAACTGCCGAGCAGGGACGTGACCGCGCTGGGCCTGTACGCGGCGACGGCGCTGCCGCTGGTGGTGGTCGTCACCGACCTGGCAGTGTCGTACGAGTGGCTGGAGAGCGCGGAAGCGGCCGGCCTGGTCGGCGCCGCCATGCTCTCGGTGCTGCTCTTCCCGCTGCTGGCGCAGCTCGCGGCGAGCTCGATCACGCCGGACCGGGAGTAG